The Pelmatolapia mariae isolate MD_Pm_ZW linkage group LG10_11, Pm_UMD_F_2, whole genome shotgun sequence genome includes a region encoding these proteins:
- the cmtm8b gene encoding CKLF-like MARVEL transmembrane domain-containing protein 8b, translated as MERPVAVSVRRSPSLPDYNTSTSTLAFDQHFTTTLKGILLQAEIICGMLVWILVGGTDYFHLPALCWVMFLSILFWILTVSLFIIYLTGVHNRIPQVPWTTLSLCINCIATALYLVTAVVDALSVNQEVRGRHNYNCWAASAFFAFLTTLCYAGSSYLSYRTWKTTEEEQ; from the exons ATGGAGAGACCTGTCGCCGTGTCAGTGCGCAGGAGTCCCTCACTACCAGATTACAACACCTCAACCTCCACCTTGGCCTTTGACCAGCATTTCACTACAACTCTCAAAGGAATTCTCCTCCAGGCTGAGATA ATATGTGGCATGTTAGTGTGGATTCTGGTTGGGGGTACAGACTATTTCCATCTGCCTGCTCTCTGCTGGGTGATGTTTCTTTCCATCTTGTTCTGGATTCTAACAGTTAGCCTGTTTATAATTTACCTCACTGGAGTCCACAACAGGATACCACAGGTCCCCTGGACCACACTG TCACTGTGCATTAATTGCATTGCTACTGCACTATATCTTGTGACAGCAGTAGTAGATGCTCTCTCCGTCAACCAGGAGGTCAGGGGGCGACACAACTATAACTGCTGGGCGGCATCAGCG TTCTTTGCATTTCTGACCACACTTTGTTATGCAGGAAGCAGTTATCTGAGCTACCGTACATGGaaaaccacagaagaagagCAGTAG